The segment CCTGAGTTCGGATTGGAGGGGTCTGCTCTCAGCCCTCCTATGAAAACTCTTTTGGGGATAGGGCCTGCTCTCAACCCCTCCTATCATACACCCACTGGGGGCAGGGTCTGATCTCAGTTTCTTCCACCAGACCGTCTGGGGCGTGGTCTCCTTCCAGTGCGCTATCAGACCTTcctgggggcgtggtctcctctctgtcctcccaCTATCAGATCCTCCTGGGGGGTAGGGTCTCCTTTCAGTTCCTCCTATCAGAtcctcctgggggtggggtcttCTTTCAGCTCCTCCTATCAGACTTCCTTAGGGCGGCGTTTACTTCCAGTCTCTCCTATCCGATTCCCCTGAGGGCGGGATCTCTTTTCAGTCCCTCCCACCAGGTCCGTTCTCACCAGGATGGTGAAGTTCTTGATCTGCTCCTTGGTGCTTGGGTCCCGATGCCTCGTATTGAGGTCCACGTGGAGGATGCTGCCGACCTCTGTGCCCAGCAGGTTCACATTGATGTGCAGGAAGTTCCCTGACTCATCCTGGGTCGCATAAGGTAAAACCGTCATCGTGGCTGACGCCTGTTCCTCTGGCAGGAGAGACTTGTCCTTAGTTTCCACCTGGGGAGGGAAGCGGGAGAGTGAACGCCCCGAGGACCCCTGCAgccgctccccccaccctccatagccccccagccctgcccgtcgGCTGGGTACCTGGATGGGCAGCTGTTGCCAGTTGGCGTCCGTGTTGATGGTCATGGGAGCTATCCCATTGGGCAAGGTGAACACGCTGTGGTTTTGGTATCCAACAGAGACTCTGGAGGCCGGGGACCCATCGGGGTTCGAAACAAAGACCTGGGGTGGAACGTGGGGTGAAATGAAGGGCTAGCTCTGGTGGAAGTGGTGTGATGTGAGGAGTGGGAACTGGGGGTGcaatctgatttattttgtttttttctggggccacacctccaAGTACTTATtgagggctgactccaggctctgcattcagggacgagcctggcagggctgggcggggtgggTGCGGGTGGGGTGGAATGTCtctggtgcagggattgaactgggatggCCTCTCTcgctttttctctccctctccctctgtccctccctccttctccctccctccctctctctctccctttctctctccctctccctccctctctctctcctctctgaggGTGTGATCTGGATAGGGCTGTCTTGGGACAGCGGTGTGGGTTGTGCACTGAACAACACCATATTGGAGCCTGGATTTTTCAGGGCACATTTTGTGAAGGGGTTGGATGTTGAGGGGGGCAAATAGGAGGCTTGGGTGTGGCTTTGGGGTTGGAGAGGGTGGGGTATGTGGAGGGCTGCAGGAAAATTTCAGAGTAGGTTTGGCATCAAAGGATGTCTCGGAATCTTTCGAGGAATCAAAGTTTTCCCAGCTGCATTACCTGACATCACACGGTCACCGTAAATAAATCGATGTGAGACAGTATTCTGGGTGGACCTAGGGGGCCTCAAGACCTGCTCCTAAGACCCACCTTCAGCTTGACTGTACCTTGAAATTTCCATAGAGTAATTCTGGAGCCATCACCTCTTTTGGGGTTATGAAAGAAGGAATTGGGCCACACCCCaattcaggctctgtgctcaaaagtgacccctggggGAATATATGTGGTTTCCCTGTATTATAccttattatcttttttatttttctttttgggtcacacccagcgatgctcagtggttactcctggctctgcactcaggaattactcctggcggtgctcagggaccatatgggatgctggcaatcgaagccgggttggccatgtggaaggcaaacgccctacccgctgtgctatcactccagcccctacttttttatctttttgttgttccttggggccatacccaaagatactcaagggttactcctggctcaatgctcaggaattattcctgtcagtgcccagggaaccatatagaatgccagggactgaatctgggtcggccatatgcaaggtaaatgccctactcattgtattatCGCTTTAGCCTCCaccttctttttttgtggtgggggggaatggggagAAAGGCAGGTTTAGGAGTTGAGAAAATTTTGGGATTGGTCTAGggaacatgatgaactcaaattTCAGGTTGATGAATTTCCAGGGGGGATGGCAGGCCAGTTCAGTGTGTGCAGTGGGGCCTTGAGCCCGGAGGGCACGCAGACTCTGACCCTAAAGTGGAACGGCATCCCAGGCTTGAAATACTGGGGCGTCCGGAAGAACTTGAGCTTGTAAGGACTCCGGACAATCTTCACGCCCAAGGCTTCAGCCTGGACCATCTCACCGCCTGCAGAGACAGGAACTCCGTGAGGTCTGTGAATGAGGCTTcatttggggcagggggtgggggagagaaattCCAGGGGTGCTGGTTTGGGGGGGTCCATCTGGATAGGGGCAGGGAAGGACATCTCTCCCCGCCCCAGTCCTTCTTGGAAGTCCTCACTTGGATGACAAGGGAACAGAGTGTGGGTGTAAACCGAGGTCCCAGGGATCGCTTTAAGGTCCGTGTCCTGGCCTCGGTGTGGGGTGGGTGTGCTGGGTGGAGGGGTTCACCTGAGGAGAACACGGTGACATTGGCGAACACAGAGGCCCCCAGGAAGTCATCCTCGGTGCCCTGGAGTGTAGCCATCAGCATGTCCTTCCGGAGCACAGCGTGTCCCATGCCCTTGGAGATCTGCTCGTGAGCCGGGACAGGAAGAAGGAGAGGTGTGATTTCTCGgggagcagaggagaggggcGGGAGGGTGGACGTGGCTGGGCAGGATCGGGGTCAGTCACCTCCACTCTCTGCAGGGAACTCTGGATGGAGATCCGGCGGGAATCCAGCTGCACCCCGAAAATGGCCAGCGCATGCCCATCTAGGGGCTTGTTGAATATATACCTGGGGGTTGTGAGGGGCCGCGCTACTCTGAGGTGCTCACACCACCGCAGGGAGCTGCAGAGACAGCTGCGAAGctcggggaggggggcgaggTGTCCCCGAGCAGCTGACGATGCCTTCGTTGCTGACAGATTCTCCCCTCTGGGAGGTGACGGCTGTGTCCGAGGAGACTTTTTCGGGTTTTAGGTTCTGGCCTGTACAACCTCATAcaagggcagaggaggggccgtagcaatagtccagtgggcaggacgcttgccttgcatgtgggtttaatccctggcaccccattgggtcccccaagccctgccaggagtaatccctgagcacagggccaggagtcagccctgagcactaccaggtgtggcccccaaacaaaacataaacagtgaagggaggaggaggtgggaggggcagCCACGTGGCAGGCTTGGTCCTTTGGTGGGTACCGTGTGGTCTGTGTGATTTTGGTGCTTAGAAAACAGCTGGGGAGAGAACACATGATTCTGTACAACCTCAGGGGCCTTCAAGTATGGTCAGACACTGCAAGTGGGGCCAGTCTGACCTCCTTAGCACGAGGGTCTGTGCAccctcattgtttttttttttctttttgggtcacacctggcgatgcacaagggttcctcctggctctgccctcaggaatgactcctggcgctgctcaggggaccatatgggacgttgggaatcgaacccgggtcggctgcgtgcaaggcaaacatccttccctctgtggtattgctccagcccctgtgcgcCCTCATCTGGCACACTTACCAGAACATGGTAAGGGGACGGCAGCATTCTGCCAGGAGAGAAAGCGACGTTGAACCGAGgtctgtgcaacctcagagagggACAACATAGGTAGCCAAGAAGTGCTCCTGTGGGGCGGGGAGCACCCGACCATACCCTAGAGCCCAGGTGCTGCTTTTCCGGCTCCTTCCTCTGTCTCAGCATCCCGGCTCCTCTGGCCACACTAGGgacgcaggggtgggggcggggcgggactcACCGAGCCTCGATGTCCACCCCCAGAGCCTCATTTCTGAGGTAGAAGAAGGTCATGTTGGGTTTCAGCTGGACCTTGAAAGACGGAAGCACTGTGGGGGGGTGCAGAGTGGGCTCCTTCAGCATcccaccgcccccctccctgcccctccagtCCTGCACCTTCCTGGGAATCCTGGCACCACTGCGGGAGGCTGGAGCTTCCCCaggaggtgtggccctggtgctCCCTGCCACGTCTTCACTGTAGAAAGCGTGGTGtttgggctgggggctgggggttgcagGCGCGGGCCAGCCATACCCAGCCgcgctcaggagcgacccctggtggcactcaggaaactagatgcggtgctggggactgaggcaGCACCAGCCTGGCGCCCGGCACTCACTTTAATCCCTGTTCCAGCTCTCGCCGACCTCCCCTTACCGTACTCCTTTACTTCAAAGTCTGCCTTGAACTTCTGTTTGGCTGCACTTTGGTAACTGGTTTCGATGCTCCAGGTCCCAAAACTGAGGTGCAGGCACGGAttaggggagaagggagaggtggtcctctgtcccctccatccttccatccttccaccccctcccccatcccatttctccttccctccaacCTTCCAGCCCTCCTCCCTCAGTCGTCCTCCCCGCGGCTTCCCCCAGGGCACCTGAGGAGCTCTGGGAGACGGAAGGAACTGACAAGGAAGCCTTTCTGGGGCTGCAGGTCCTGGCTGAATACCGTGACTCCCTCCGGGTTCTGTCACGACAGGAAGCAAGTGGTTCAGGGGCTGCCCCGGACCTCCATATCCCGGATTCCCAGGGCAGGCTGACCAGCAGTTCACCTTGATGTCCAGAGTGATGGGCTGGCTCACCGGATCCATCTTGTGGTTGACAGTAAAGATCCGgtagagcactgcagggtggacAAAGGAAGCAATGGGCAAAGGGTCAGTGGGGGGGCGGGCGTGGGAGGTGGAACCGGAAGGACATTGCAGGAACCTGGAGGGAGGAAAACCTGCTGCCTGCCCCAGGCCATATGCTCGCTGAGCGCATACCCAAGTGCTCTGGGTTGTAGATGGTCTTGTCCGTCTGGATGAAGATGTAGCCGGCGTGGGGTGCCACGAGCACCGGTTTCTCCAGGACAGATGACGCCCAAGTGACCCGGATAATGACATATTGCTGACCGGGTTGCGGTGGGTAGACCAGGCTCTCAGGAATCTGGGGAGAGACGCCCTACACCCCTCAGGCTTCTGTGGGGGCAAGCAGAGTCCTGTGTGACACTTTGGCTCTGCTCTGGTGGGGCCCGGAAGCAGGTGGTGAAGGCCACGTGACCCGCCTGCCCAGAAAGGGGGCGGAGCTGCCTTGCAGCACGGCGACCAGCAGAGGGCGCCTTTTGTAATTCACCACTGGCTGAGCTCACACTTGGGGcctttggatttcttttcttttttcttttggtttttggaccacacctggcagtactcagagtttacttctggctctgctcagggataactcctggtggactcaggggaccacatagggtgttgaggatcgaacccaggatcagacgcgtgcaaggcaaatgccctccccgcagtTCTCTCTCCCCGGCTGACCCCGGGGCTTCggatttctgtttctgttggTTGCTTGTATTTGGGGGATTCTCAAGCAGTGCCCAGAGAGCTGGTGGCTACTCCTGAAGATCCATGGCCAGCTGGGTGAGACAGGCTCAATGACAGGACCCAGCAACGCTGGAGACCACCAGGGGGTGCCCCGGAGTCATACTTGACGCTACCATGGGGgtgcggtgctgggggtcgaactcaCCGCCTTTCTCACATCATGACATGTATGCAAACCAACCCCCCATCTATTCTTCTGGTagatttcaaaaaatttattgaCATACATCACATACAGAATCTCCTCCCCTCATACAAgattgtcttcaccggggcatcttgcaggggggcgggttgagtttccctccctgccagaGGCAGAGCCCGGGcggctgaaaacctccagaacccagccacagccatgtgcaaggccactctccacatgttcggacgagcctcacccatgaagaaaccaacagaggaacccaggtatgcgggacccgtgactgagatctccaagcttgttTGGATCTGgagtgggcctcctccacctagatcctcagttttccagtagcttggcagtcacacccacaaactgcccccccacccccctgccatgtaatctcaccaacagccaagatctagagactataaaacaaagctcccggaagacagcgATGCaaaatctcgcacggcagagcctggcaagctacccgtggcatattcagtatgccaaaaacagtaacaataatgggcctcattcccctgaccctgaacgcgtcAGGGACAAACagggatgttac is part of the Sorex araneus isolate mSorAra2 chromosome 2, mSorAra2.pri, whole genome shotgun sequence genome and harbors:
- the LOC129401761 gene encoding complement C3-like: MALPWPLGLILLLCGGPWVQAEPLLILVTPRVLRVGTPEKVHVQAHPDWGQPPPGNLEVNLSVWDFPLRKRQVAEEQLYLTPQNHFMSQAAVTIPESLVYPPQPGQQYVIIRVTWASSVLEKPVLVAPHAGYIFIQTDKTIYNPEHLVLYRIFTVNHKMDPVSQPITLDIKNPEGVTVFSQDLQPQKGFLVSSFRLPELLSFGTWSIETSYQSAAKQKFKADFEVKEYVLPSFKVQLKPNMTFFYLRNEALGVDIEARYIFNKPLDGHALAIFGVQLDSRRISIQSSLQRVEISKGMGHAVLRKDMLMATLQGTEDDFLGASVFANVTVFSSGGEMVQAEALGVKIVRSPYKLKFFRTPQYFKPGMPFHFRVRVCVPSGLKAPLHTLNWPAIPPGNSST